The segment CCGCCTTGGTCGGCATCCTGGCCAGCCGCCAGACCCAGACCAATGAGGTGGGGCGCTGCGCCCTGCTGTGGCCGGCCTTGCAGCGGCTGGTCGAACTGAGCGGCCGGCAAGACCTGGCCCTGCTGGACATCGGCAGCAGCGCCGGCCTGAACCTGGGGGTGGACCGCTACCGCTACGACTACGGGCCGGCCGGCCAGCGTGGCGCCCCGGCCGGCCCCGAGCGCCCCCTGATCCGCTGCGACTGGACCGGCCCTGTGCCGCCGCCGGCCCGGGCCGACTGGCGCCTGGTGGCCCGCGCGGGCCTGGACCCGGCCCCGGTGGACCTGGAGGACGAGGCGGCGCGGCGCTGGCTGCGCGCCTGCCTCTGGCCGCATGACCGGGAGCGGGCGCGCCGTCTGGACCAGGCCCTGGCCCTGGCGCGCGCCGAGGGCCCGCCGGTGCAGCGGGCGGCCGACTGCCTGGCCGCGGTGGAGCCCTGGCTGGACAGCCTGCCGGCCGGGGTCCAGCCCCTGGTCTTCAACAGCTGGGTGCTGCACTACTTCAGTCCTGCCGAGCTGGCCCGCTACCAGGCCGGCATGCTGGCCCTGGTGCGCCGGCGTGGCCTGGCCTGGCTGTGCGCCGAGGCGGCGCCCTGCCACCCGGCCGTCCTGGTCCGGCCCGAGCCGGCGCCGGCGGGGTCTGCCACCCTGTGGAGCCTGCACTGCAGCCCGGCGGGCGGCGGGCTGCAACACCTGGCCCTGGCCTGGTCGCATGCCCACGGTCGCTGGGCGCAATGGCTGCAAGCTACATATTGAGGATGAAAGCGGCCACCCTGTAAGAAATAGCGGCTGCGCACCGGAAGTCGGGGCGTAAGCTGGGGCCGTCATGCGGCGTCGTACCCTGCTTCTGCTCGCACTCAGCGCCCCGCTTGGGGTCGCACATGCCCAGCCGCCCCTGCTGCGGGTGGTGGGCAGTGCCGACCCGCCTTACCGCATCTTCGGCCCCGCCGGGGCGGGCGGACTGTACTACGAGCTGCTCAGCGAGGCGGCGCGCCGCCTGGGCTGGACCCTGCGCTTCGACGAGGCGCCCTCGGCCCGGGCCCTGCGCATGATGGAGCTGGGCGAGGCCGATCTGATGATGGGCCCTTTCCGCGCCCCGGCCCGCGAGCGTTTCCTGCTTTACACCCAGGTGCCGCTGCCGGCGGTGGACATCGCCTTCTACACCCAGCCCTGGGTGGTGCCCCTGCGCCATCCCGACGATCTGGTGGGCCGCACGATTGCCGTGCACCGCGGCAAGCGCTACGGCAGCGCTTTCGATGAGGACCCGCGCCTGCGCCGCCACGAACTGAGCAATTACCGCACCGCCTTCGAGATGGTGGCCCGCGGCCGGGCCGATGTGGTGGTGGTGCCCGAGCTGCAGGGCGATCTGCTGCAGCGCGAGCTGCAGCTGGATCTGGTCAAGCAGCCCCTGCGCATGAGCGGGCTCCAGCCCCATGTGGTGCTGTCGCGGCTCTCGCCCTGGCTGGCCTACCAGGGCGAGCTGGAGCGGGCCTTCCAGTCCATGCGCGAGGACGGCAGCTGGCAGCGCATCCTGCAGCGCTACCGCTAGGGCCAGTGCCGGTGCTTGCTATGCTGGGCCGCATGCGCCGCCGTCCCTGCCTCCTTCTGCCGTTGCTGCTGCTGGCGCCCGGTTTGCGGGCGCAGCCGGCACCCCAGCTGCTGCGAGTGGTGGGCAGTGCCGACCCGCCCTACCGGATCTTCAATGCCGAGGGCGGCGGCAGCGGCCTCTATTACGAGCTGCTGGGCGAGGCCGCGCGCCGTCTGGGCTGGACCCTGCACTACCAGGAGGTGCCCTCGGCCCGGGCCTTTCGCATGATGGAGCTGGGCGAGGCCGATCTGATGATGGGCCCGCTGCGCACACCCGAGCGCGAGCGATTCCTGAGCTATGGCCAGGTGCAGCTGCCGGTGGAGGACAAGGCCTTCTACACCCGGCCCGGGGCGTCCGCCGTGCGCAGCCTGGACGATCTGCTGGGGCGCAGCATCGCGGTGCAGCGCGGCAAGCGCTATGGCGCCGGCTTCGACACCGATCCGCGCCTGCTGCGCCATGAGGTGGGTGACTACCGGGTGGCCCTGGAGATGGTGGCCCGCGGGCGCCTGGACATGGCCGTGCTGCCCGAGCGCCAGGGCGATGCCCTGCTGCGCGAGCTGGGCCTGGGCCTCACCAAGCAGCCCTGGCGCCTGCCGGGCGAGGTGCCACATGTGGTGATGGCCCGGCTCTCGCCCTGGCTCACGCGCCAGACCGAGCTGGACCGCGCCTTCCAGGCCATGCGCGAGGACGGCAGCTGGCAGCGCATCCTGCAGCGCTACCGCTAGCATCGGGGCCTTCCAGGGCTCAATCACAAGGCTGCTCGCCATGCTGCGCAAGACCCCCCGCTTTTCCGCCTCGGCGGCCCGTCGCACCTGGCTGGGCCGTAGCCTGGCCGCCACGGCCCTGCTGTCCACCCTGCTGCTGCCCGGCCTGCCGGCCCGGGCCCAGACGCCCGAGGCCACGCTGGAGCGCCAGCGTGCCGCGGTGCAGCGCGAGCAGACGGCCTATCTGCAGACGCTCAAGGAACTGGTGGAGATCGAGTCCGGCAGCGCCGACCGCGAGGGCCTGGACCGCATCGCCGCCCTCATCGCCCAACGCCTGCGCGCCCTGGGCGGCCAGGTCAGCCTGATCGATCCGGCCCAGCCCGGCTTCGAGATCTACCGCATGTTCGACACGCCCGAGAAGCCCGGCCCCATGGTCAAGGCCGTCTTCCCTGGCCGGGGCAGCAAGAAGATCCTGCTGCTGGCCCATATGGACACGGTCTATGCCCGCGGCATGCTGGCCCAGCAGCCCTTTCGGGTCGAGGGCGGCAAGGCCTACGGCCTGGGCATTGCCGATGACAAGCAGGGCGTGGCCCTGGTGCTGCACCTGCTGGCCCTGCTCCAGGCCGAGGGCGAGCCCGACTGGGGCCAGCTTACCGTGCTGATCAATGGCGACGAGGAGATCAGCTCCCCCGCCTCGCGTGCCCTCATCACCCAGCTGGGTGGCGAGCATGATGTGGTGCTGTCCTATGAAAGCGGCGGCGGCCCCAGCG is part of the Shinella sp. XGS7 genome and harbors:
- a CDS encoding DUF2332 domain-containing protein — encoded protein: MDIDALLPAWAAQYRHFAEHECREDPLYVAICRAVADSPELLALMAEAPETQRLPNLLLAALHDRLLAGSRHALAGYYPSCGGERLPDAALPGLLLDFARRERAALVGILASRQTQTNEVGRCALLWPALQRLVELSGRQDLALLDIGSSAGLNLGVDRYRYDYGPAGQRGAPAGPERPLIRCDWTGPVPPPARADWRLVARAGLDPAPVDLEDEAARRWLRACLWPHDRERARRLDQALALARAEGPPVQRAADCLAAVEPWLDSLPAGVQPLVFNSWVLHYFSPAELARYQAGMLALVRRRGLAWLCAEAAPCHPAVLVRPEPAPAGSATLWSLHCSPAGGGLQHLALAWSHAHGRWAQWLQATY
- a CDS encoding ABC transporter substrate-binding protein, translated to MRRRTLLLLALSAPLGVAHAQPPLLRVVGSADPPYRIFGPAGAGGLYYELLSEAARRLGWTLRFDEAPSARALRMMELGEADLMMGPFRAPARERFLLYTQVPLPAVDIAFYTQPWVVPLRHPDDLVGRTIAVHRGKRYGSAFDEDPRLRRHELSNYRTAFEMVARGRADVVVVPELQGDLLQRELQLDLVKQPLRMSGLQPHVVLSRLSPWLAYQGELERAFQSMREDGSWQRILQRYR
- a CDS encoding ABC transporter substrate-binding protein, producing MRRRPCLLLPLLLLAPGLRAQPAPQLLRVVGSADPPYRIFNAEGGGSGLYYELLGEAARRLGWTLHYQEVPSARAFRMMELGEADLMMGPLRTPERERFLSYGQVQLPVEDKAFYTRPGASAVRSLDDLLGRSIAVQRGKRYGAGFDTDPRLLRHEVGDYRVALEMVARGRLDMAVLPERQGDALLRELGLGLTKQPWRLPGEVPHVVMARLSPWLTRQTELDRAFQAMREDGSWQRILQRYR
- a CDS encoding glutamate carboxypeptidase, with product MLRKTPRFSASAARRTWLGRSLAATALLSTLLLPGLPARAQTPEATLERQRAAVQREQTAYLQTLKELVEIESGSADREGLDRIAALIAQRLRALGGQVSLIDPAQPGFEIYRMFDTPEKPGPMVKAVFPGRGSKKILLLAHMDTVYARGMLAQQPFRVEGGKAYGLGIADDKQGVALVLHLLALLQAEGEPDWGQLTVLINGDEEISSPASRALITQLGGEHDVVLSYESGGGPSGPDGLRLATSGIAAANLLVKGRAAHAGAAPERGVNALYELSHQIMQARDLSDPKVGRQLHWTLARAGLVRNMIPPAAEASADVRVDRVADFDLIERELRARIQRKLLPESEVSLEFERRRPPLQASEAARRLAAHAEALAREQGLALVVRDQPSGGGTDAAFAALATRAPVLEGLGLRGFGAHTTNAEYVVLESIAPKLLLNLRLVLDIARGQARW